A DNA window from Paenibacillus andongensis contains the following coding sequences:
- a CDS encoding response regulator transcription factor, which yields MKKKILVVDDEPSISMLIEFNLKLVGFEVHCVFDGEAVFDAIQTFRPDLIVLDLMLPKMDGFQVCRKLRNQNNLVPIIMLTAMQDLTDKIAGLDNGADDYMTKPFSPQELISRIQAIHRRIQTLPSSTENAPITIGQIAIKADQREVMVNGSPIELTPKEFELLLFLCKHRGKVLSRQQLLHGVWDYHFLGDTRIVDVHISHLRDKIENNARNPEYIMTIRNVGYKLTEPVVKESLA from the coding sequence ATGAAAAAGAAAATCCTGGTTGTTGACGACGAACCTTCCATCTCCATGCTTATAGAATTCAACTTGAAGCTTGTAGGCTTCGAAGTCCATTGTGTTTTCGATGGCGAAGCTGTGTTCGATGCTATCCAAACGTTTCGCCCCGATCTCATCGTTCTCGACTTAATGCTGCCGAAGATGGACGGGTTCCAAGTGTGCCGCAAGCTTAGAAACCAGAATAACCTCGTTCCTATTATTATGCTTACAGCTATGCAAGATCTAACGGATAAAATTGCCGGCTTGGATAACGGTGCTGACGATTATATGACCAAACCCTTTTCACCTCAGGAGCTCATTTCTCGAATTCAGGCCATTCATCGTCGAATCCAAACCTTACCATCCTCGACAGAAAATGCGCCCATTACGATTGGCCAAATCGCCATTAAAGCCGATCAACGCGAAGTCATGGTGAATGGCTCCCCGATCGAACTTACACCTAAGGAATTCGAGCTGCTGCTCTTCCTGTGTAAGCATCGCGGCAAAGTCCTTAGCAGACAGCAGCTTCTCCATGGGGTGTGGGACTATCACTTCCTCGGAGATACCCGTATCGTCGATGTGCATATCTCTCATTTGAGAGATAAAATTGAGAACAATGCGCGCAATCCGGAATATATTATGACCATCAGGAACGTTGGCTATAAGCTAACTGAGCCTGTTGTGAAGGAATCTCTGGCTTAA
- a CDS encoding carbohydrate ABC transporter permease: MLNRATFSEKSFDSINVIFLTFLMIITIYPIVYVAFASVSDAGALMGHKGILWRPLGFSLDAYTNVFRNPMILKGYGNTFFVVLVGLFFNIVLTAFGAYALSRKSLAYRKPLLLFIVFTMFFSGGLIPLYLTIKGVGLVDSLWALIIPQAINTFNLILMKTAFEAIPDALEESAKIDGANDFVILFRIILPLSMPVIAVMLLYYGVSHWNSWFNAMIFLQDRSLYPLQLVLREILLQGEASSNLGASDGASAMLTVTLKYATIIVATVPILLVYPFLQKYFVKGALIGAIKG, from the coding sequence ATGCTGAATCGGGCAACATTTTCAGAAAAAAGCTTTGATTCTATCAATGTGATTTTCTTGACTTTCTTAATGATCATTACGATATATCCCATTGTTTATGTGGCGTTTGCGTCCGTTAGTGATGCTGGGGCTCTGATGGGGCACAAAGGCATTTTATGGCGGCCGCTCGGATTTTCACTGGATGCTTACACAAATGTGTTTCGAAACCCCATGATCCTGAAAGGATACGGGAATACGTTTTTTGTAGTGCTGGTGGGTCTGTTTTTCAATATCGTACTTACAGCTTTCGGGGCCTACGCATTATCAAGGAAAAGCTTGGCTTACCGTAAACCGCTTCTGCTATTTATCGTGTTCACGATGTTTTTCAGCGGTGGATTGATTCCTCTCTACTTGACGATTAAAGGAGTTGGACTCGTCGATTCGCTATGGGCACTCATTATTCCTCAAGCGATTAACACCTTTAATCTCATTCTGATGAAAACCGCGTTCGAAGCGATTCCTGATGCGTTGGAGGAGTCGGCCAAAATAGATGGAGCGAATGACTTTGTCATTTTGTTCCGAATCATTTTGCCGCTTTCCATGCCGGTTATTGCCGTTATGTTATTGTATTATGGCGTCAGTCATTGGAATTCTTGGTTTAACGCGATGATTTTCTTGCAGGACCGGTCGCTCTATCCGCTGCAGCTTGTGCTGCGCGAAATTTTGCTCCAAGGGGAAGCAAGCTCCAACTTAGGAGCCTCAGACGGCGCCTCGGCCATGCTAACGGTTACGTTGAAGTACGCGACCATTATTGTGGCAACGGTACCGATTCTGCTTGTATATCCTTTTCTCCAAAAATATTTCGTCAAAGGCGCTCTGATCGGAGCGATTAAAGGTTAG
- a CDS encoding SGNH/GDSL hydrolase family protein, translated as MGVPFKQGDIVLFQGDSITDAGRVRDNSSDLGKGYALMTAALFGSSYPEQQVTFLNRGISGNRVKDLRSRWGEDCIELGPSWVSIYIGINDCWRRYDRNDPTSTEEFEKGYRELLVRTKEELGAKLIMIEPFVLPVPEDRKLWREDLDPKINVVRELAREFGALLVPLDGIFAQASMLAPSSYWAPDGVHPSPAGHALIAKAWLTAVGAAQ; from the coding sequence ATGGGAGTGCCATTCAAGCAAGGTGATATCGTGTTATTTCAAGGGGATAGTATTACGGATGCCGGAAGGGTTAGGGATAATTCGTCTGATTTGGGCAAAGGGTATGCTTTGATGACAGCCGCACTGTTCGGTTCATCTTATCCGGAACAACAAGTCACATTCTTGAACCGAGGAATTAGCGGGAATCGAGTGAAAGACCTCCGATCCCGTTGGGGAGAGGATTGTATCGAACTGGGGCCGAGTTGGGTATCTATCTATATAGGTATTAACGACTGCTGGAGACGATATGACCGGAACGATCCTACATCTACCGAAGAATTCGAAAAAGGTTATCGGGAACTGCTTGTTCGTACGAAAGAGGAGCTTGGGGCCAAGCTTATTATGATCGAGCCATTCGTACTGCCAGTGCCGGAAGACCGAAAGCTGTGGCGTGAGGATCTCGATCCCAAAATCAATGTCGTCCGGGAGTTGGCTCGGGAATTTGGTGCCCTTTTGGTTCCGCTTGACGGCATATTCGCACAGGCTTCGATGCTCGCACCTTCCAGCTACTGGGCGCCAGATGGCGTACACCCGTCACCGGCAGGGCATGCGCTAATAGCCAAAGCTTGGCTTACGGCGGTCGGGGCTGCACAATAA
- a CDS encoding glycosyl hydrolase family 95 catalytic domain-containing protein, with product MNDIEWEHFMADNDMEWVVKPVSWDEGAFIGNGSIGAMVYGEENAKKRHVLRFVTGRTDVTANRTDKPGFPPRVPIGELDLEMEGMIYHPTSMRVDLWNAELRAHLTTTRGEVKLRSIIHSEEAVMAIEMETSEGESAAQFAWYAYPDVDHVLKNADGFNLNQYIPATDVEKTARDGVYLCIQRFSGKDGCVTAWKEVQLSPNRRICFISVTNGYNEAAIGKVVNAVVQASNDDFDVWVEAHRNWWHAYYRQSFVSIPDGRLQSFYWIQMYKLASATRADQPLIDNQGPWLTSSPWPGVWFNMNVQMSYSPVYTANRLDIGKSLVRALDENMENLITNVPESCRHDSAGLGRSCSYDLRAKVDDEVGNLNWICHNVWRQYRYSMDEEMLKTMLFPLLRRSVNYYLHILEEGNDGCLHLPPTISPEYGSFMKTKVRDCHYDLALLRWGCLTLLEICQRLKVDDPLTGKWKEVLERLAPLPVDETGFMIGQDTPLAYGHRHFSHLLAIFPLHLIGCDNEEDRKLIATSLRHWIGKEGDLRGFSLTGAASIAAILGSGDEALRYLQSLMLLLKPNTMYKEAGPVIETPLAGAEAIHDMLLQSWGGKIRVFPAVPDEWQEASFENLRTEGVFLVSAVRRDGETQMIRVKSLAGEPCVIRTGWTGVIRWTISGTRVAEHTVYVKAGEDEIVLDLNKGDEAILSRGTEMPDWRIFPVESPRKVARYFGGHKPWRLYGF from the coding sequence GTGAATGACATCGAGTGGGAACATTTTATGGCCGACAATGATATGGAGTGGGTAGTAAAGCCCGTTAGTTGGGATGAAGGAGCCTTCATTGGCAATGGTTCGATCGGTGCGATGGTATATGGGGAGGAAAATGCCAAGAAACGGCACGTGCTCCGTTTTGTAACGGGACGCACAGATGTAACGGCAAACCGGACGGATAAGCCCGGATTTCCTCCACGCGTGCCCATTGGTGAGCTTGATCTGGAGATGGAAGGCATGATTTATCATCCGACTAGTATGCGGGTGGACTTATGGAACGCGGAGCTTCGTGCTCATTTGACGACGACAAGGGGCGAGGTAAAGCTTCGCTCCATTATCCATAGCGAGGAAGCGGTCATGGCCATCGAGATGGAGACATCAGAAGGGGAGAGCGCTGCGCAGTTTGCGTGGTATGCATACCCGGATGTGGATCACGTGCTGAAAAATGCGGATGGCTTTAATTTAAATCAATATATACCTGCAACTGATGTGGAAAAAACGGCTAGAGATGGCGTGTACCTTTGCATTCAGCGATTTTCAGGCAAGGATGGGTGTGTGACAGCCTGGAAGGAAGTCCAGTTGTCGCCCAATCGCCGAATATGCTTCATTTCCGTTACTAACGGGTATAACGAAGCTGCAATTGGTAAAGTGGTAAATGCGGTTGTTCAAGCTTCTAACGATGATTTCGATGTGTGGGTGGAAGCTCATCGTAACTGGTGGCACGCCTATTATCGGCAAAGCTTCGTCTCAATTCCGGATGGGCGGCTCCAAAGCTTCTATTGGATACAAATGTATAAATTGGCCTCAGCTACGAGAGCGGATCAGCCCTTGATCGATAATCAAGGTCCGTGGCTTACTTCATCGCCATGGCCGGGTGTTTGGTTCAATATGAATGTGCAAATGAGTTATTCACCGGTGTATACCGCTAATCGATTGGACATAGGGAAGTCTCTTGTTCGCGCGTTAGACGAAAACATGGAAAATCTAATAACCAACGTTCCGGAGTCCTGCAGACATGATTCCGCAGGACTTGGTCGCAGCTGCAGCTATGATTTGCGGGCTAAAGTTGATGATGAAGTAGGGAATTTGAACTGGATTTGCCATAATGTGTGGCGGCAGTATCGGTACAGCATGGATGAAGAGATGCTCAAAACCATGTTATTTCCTCTTTTGCGCAGAAGTGTGAACTACTATCTTCACATTCTTGAAGAAGGCAATGACGGCTGCTTGCATCTTCCGCCTACCATTTCACCTGAATATGGCTCCTTTATGAAAACAAAGGTACGCGACTGTCATTACGACCTAGCCTTGCTGCGCTGGGGCTGCCTGACCCTTTTAGAAATATGCCAGCGGCTGAAGGTGGATGATCCACTTACCGGGAAATGGAAGGAAGTACTGGAAAGGTTGGCTCCGTTACCTGTAGATGAGACTGGGTTCATGATTGGACAAGACACGCCTCTAGCATACGGTCATCGACATTTCAGTCATCTGCTTGCGATTTTTCCACTCCACTTGATCGGCTGTGACAATGAGGAGGATCGGAAGCTGATCGCTACCTCACTGCGTCATTGGATTGGAAAGGAAGGCGACTTGCGCGGTTTCAGCCTTACTGGGGCGGCTTCCATAGCTGCTATTCTCGGCTCAGGAGATGAGGCGCTGCGTTATTTGCAATCGTTGATGCTGCTCTTGAAACCGAATACAATGTATAAAGAAGCAGGGCCTGTCATCGAAACGCCACTGGCTGGTGCAGAAGCTATCCACGACATGCTGCTTCAAAGCTGGGGCGGCAAGATACGGGTATTCCCCGCAGTGCCCGATGAGTGGCAAGAAGCGTCTTTCGAGAATTTGCGAACCGAAGGGGTATTCTTAGTCAGCGCCGTGCGTCGTGATGGTGAAACCCAAATGATTCGAGTGAAGAGTTTGGCCGGGGAGCCGTGTGTTATCAGGACAGGCTGGACCGGTGTAATTCGCTGGACGATATCCGGAACCAGAGTTGCCGAGCATACCGTTTATGTAAAAGCGGGTGAAGACGAAATCGTTTTGGATTTGAACAAAGGGGATGAAGCAATCCTTTCCCGAGGTACGGAGATGCCTGATTGGCGAATCTTTCCCGTGGAATCTCCGCGGAAGGTTGCCCGCTATTTTGGCGGACATAAACCTTGGCGTCTTTACGGATTTTAA
- the trmL gene encoding tRNA (uridine(34)/cytosine(34)/5-carboxymethylaminomethyluridine(34)-2'-O)-methyltransferase TrmL, producing the protein MAFHIVLVEPEIPANTGNISRTCAATGTYLHLVRPLGFQTDDKTLKRAGLDYWHSVKLEYHDSFDEVLEAYKEHRFFFATTKATKRYTEFTFQDGDFFVFGKETKGLPEELLAQHPETLLRLPMSDAVRSLNLSNSAAIMLYEGLRQTGFVGLD; encoded by the coding sequence ATGGCTTTTCATATTGTATTAGTAGAACCTGAGATTCCTGCAAACACAGGTAACATTTCCAGAACCTGCGCAGCGACAGGCACGTATCTCCACTTGGTTAGACCGCTAGGCTTCCAGACGGATGACAAGACCTTAAAGCGCGCCGGATTAGACTATTGGCACTCGGTTAAACTCGAGTATCATGACTCATTTGATGAGGTGCTAGAGGCTTACAAAGAACATCGTTTTTTCTTTGCAACAACGAAGGCCACCAAACGTTACACAGAATTTACATTTCAGGACGGAGACTTTTTTGTATTTGGCAAAGAAACGAAAGGACTTCCAGAGGAATTGTTAGCTCAACATCCCGAAACCTTGCTGCGGCTGCCGATGTCAGATGCTGTCAGATCGCTCAATTTATCGAATTCGGCAGCGATTATGCTGTATGAGGGCTTGCGGCAAACCGGTTTCGTTGGTCTTGATTAG